Genomic segment of Oncorhynchus tshawytscha isolate Ot180627B linkage group LG13, Otsh_v2.0, whole genome shotgun sequence:
TGGATAAGAGGGGGTTCCAACTGGATCAGAGGGGGTTCCAACGGGATCAGAGGGGGTTCCAACTGGATAAGAGGGGGTTCCAACGGGATCAGAGGGGGTTCCAACTGGATCAGAGGGGGTTCTAACTGGATAAGAGGGGGTTCCAACTGGATAAGATGGGTTCTAACTGGATAAGAGGGGGTTCCAACTGGATAAGAGGGGGTTCCAACTGGATCAGAgggggttctaacagcagacataCTGGGAGGAACTTTGGAGACACAGCCAACCAGATAATTGCTAATTAGTTTGGGCCTTTAAAAGGTGAAGCTCTAATCAACATTAGGACTGGAGTAAATCACCAGAGAGGCTGATCTTATTTGCTAGTTGCCAGTGACAACCGTCTGTTGGTCCGGAGCTGCCCCAGTGGACtctgggagaagagaggaggagagacgaagGGGATGTTAGTGTTTCTTCCATGTATCGAGCCGTCTCCTCATCTGTCAGGCGTGTTTTTCTCCTATGCTGGCAACGTATGTGGAAATGGGAATGATGGGAGATGGAGTGAAGCCATTGGGAGAATGGGATTGTGGAATAAATGGATTGGAATGAGACAGGGGAGATGTTGCCTCCCTTTTACATTCTTACTTAGGCTATTATATCACTCTCTTTCAGTTACTGTAACTCTCAAATTCTTTAAGTTGCCTGTATTCCCCAGGCATACTTTCTAAAATCATTCACTCAACACACCACCGACAGTCCTGCACCACCAAATGATTAACCGATCCACCAATTTCCAGATCCTAAAATGAATCTAGAGGGACTGACCTTCTCTCAGACTGTTAATAATAGCTTACCTTACTGTCATTCTTCAAGTTATTTTGGCTGTGGTCTAGGTAGGAGACATTGAGAGGAAAGGGCAGAGACTAAACAGATTCACACAATGTCTAGTGCTATTGCCAAAGAGAATgattcaacaacaacaatatctgTGGTGATGGAGTATCCGGCCTCATTTATTCTGGAAAGGCCTAAATCACGACATATCTTGGTGTCAAATTACAATAGCTTCTTGAACGCAAGGGTTGTACAACGTATAATTTGGTGAAATCACCTGTTGCACTTTTTGTGAGACTTTTTGTGAGACTTTCTTCGCACATAGCACGTAGCTATGACCCCAGTGAAATTGTCTTCTCACCTCTGCCTGCTCAAATGTTGTTTTATAGTGTCACAGACAAATTAGTGAGGGACCACTAAAAAGGTCCTACCTGTCACATTTTTCAAGATGATCAATAAAATAGATGTGATGTCTAATCATATACTTTTGGGGATCAAGTGATATGATTGCTCCTCCACACTAGAGCAGGGTGGGCCGTTGAGAGCTGAAAAGTAACTAGCTAATCAAAtcaacaatatatttttttgaagTGCAAAACTCTACACATACGTGAGGCCcttcaggaacaggaacaggaacaggaacaggaacaggaacaggaactgaACTATGAAGTCCAAATTCAAATAATGCGACATCACACACGGATGAGAGTGGAACTAAAGCACTCCTCTCACCACTCTTAGGTTTATGGTTACAGCATATCAACATGCCTAGTAGATTTCCTCTCCTTTGCATTGTGCAAatgtctctcttctttctcaaTGCCCATGTCctttgtatctgtctgtcagttgATGCGGCGAAGCTGTAGTCAGGTGACCCTCTTGGTCGCCACATCGCTTTACAAGAGTTCTATCCCTGTGGCTCCGCCCTCACTACAAGCcaggctcctcctcttcctgagcCAGCGTTTCCATGACATCGAGACTCTCCTCAGCTGGAGCTCCTGGTTCAAGAACCGAGGTCAACGTCAGCAGAATTTGTATGTGTAACAGGAAAACACACCGATTATTCTAGCTACATGCATTTCTATCAGCACGCCATTATCCCAAATCGTTCCCTATCCCTCCCCCTTGCCCATTACCCTTCAATGCACGATCTGTAAGGCGTTGGTGAGCAAAATGGTGGACACTCCAACGCTGCTTTTTCTATCCAGACCCTTTAGATCTGCATGCAATGAAGGGTTAGGGCTAAGGCGAATGTGTAGGGAGCGAAGTGGAACTGGCTGTCCCAACTCCATAAACATTGCTCTCAGCCCaacccctgtctccttcccctcacAGTTTCTATGGTTACACCCAGCAGAACTATGGGGACTACGTTGCAGCTGCTTATTACATCCTTAGCCTCAAGGGAGGATTCAGGTAACTGTTATGCCATTTTGGGCTGCCCATAACTGCCTGTGCATGCCCCCTTTTTGACCTGTTGGTGAGTATTAGTGtgctttgtgtttttttgttgttgttctatttGCTGATCACCGTGTTGTTCACTTGTTGTTAGTGATGACTAGTCTGTTGTCCTCCAGGTTtgcaggacagtcagagtggttCCGATCAGACAGAAGAGGGAAGTTCAACTGGGATTTCATGAACCGCCGGGACAGCGCCATAGAGGAAGTGGATGTCAGCAACACACTCATTAACTACACAGGCCTAGAAAACCTGGGTACATACCACTTTATTCATGTCTGGGGGGTggggatttgtatttatttcacaaTGCAGGTTCAATAAGAAAGTTACCCTTCATAAATATTCATGGGTATCTTTGCATTTtggttcaaatgtatttttatttatgtacagtcgtggccaaaagtttagagaattttcacaaagtctgctgcctcagtttgtatgatggcaatttgcatatactccagaatgttgtgaagagtgatcagatgaattgcaattaattgcaaagtccctctttgccatgcaaaacatggccactgcatttcagccctgccacaaaaggaccagctgacatcatgtcagtgattctcttgttaacacaggtgtgtgttgagggttgacgaggacaaggctggagatcactctgtcatgctgattgagtttgaataacagattggaagcttcaaaaggagggtggtgcttggaatcattgttcttcctctgtcaaccatggttgccTGCAagacaaaaagggcttcacaggcaaggatattgctgccagtaagattgcacctaaatcaacaatttatcggatcatcaagaacttcaaggagagtggttcaattgttgtgaagaaggcttcagggcgcccaagaaagtctccTAAAGTTggttcagctgtgggatcggggcacagccagtacagagcttgttcaggaatggcagcaggcaggtgtgagtgcatatgcacgcacagtgaggcgaagacttttggaagaCGCCtgttgtcaagaagggcagcaaagaagccacttctctccaggaaaaacatcagggacagactgatattctgcaaaaggtacagggattggactgctgaggactggggtaaagtcattttctctgatgaatcccctttacgATTGTTTGAGGCACCcaggaaaaaaagcttgtccggagaaaacaaggtgagcgctaccatcagtcctgtgtcatgccaacagtaaagcatcctgagaccattcatgtgtggggttgtttctcagccaagggagtgggctcccTCTCAATTTTGCCTAGggacacagccatgaataaagaatggtaccaacacatctttcgagagcaacttctcccaaccatccaggaacagtttggtgacgaacaatgccttttccagcatgatggagcaccttatggccaatcctcaagaggtgggtggacaaacaaaaacccatcaattctgacaaactccaagcattgattatgcaagaatgggctgccatcagtcaggatgtggcccagaagttaattgacagcatgccagggcggattgcagaggtcttgaaaagaagggtcaacactgcaaatattgactctttgcatcaacttcatataattgtcaataaaagcctttgacacttatgaaatgcttgtaattatacttcagtattccatagtaacatctaacaaaaatatctaaagacactgaggcagaaaactttgtggaaattaatatttgtgtcattctcaaaacttttggccaccaCTGTACCCTATGCCTGTCACGGCTGTGGTAAGAacgggaccaaggtgcagcggatgttgagttccacatatttaataCAAAGAGAaacttaaacaaaacaaaatatatcaaTAAACGAACAACTAAAagtgactacgtggtgcacaaacacaaaacgaTATCCCAcaaacataggtgggaaaaatagctagttaaatatgatccccaattagagacaatgattaccagctgcctctaattgggaatcatacaaaacaccaacatagaagatataaactagaacacaacatagaaattataaactagaataccccctagtcacgccctgacctactacaccatagagaaacaagggctctctatggtcagggcgtgacaatgccaGTGGTATTCAacctgttggaaccaaaaatctcaaattgggactcatcagaccaaaggacagatttccaccagtctaatgaccattgctcatgtttcttggcccaagaaagtctcttcttattattggtgtcctttagtggtggtttctttgcagcaatttgaccatgaaggcctgattcacgcattctcctctgtgaagcatttgggatgcaatttctgaggctggtaactccaatgaacttatcctctgcagcagaggtaactctgggtcttcctttcatgtggcgATCCTCATTAGAGACAGTTTTGTCATAGcgctgatggtttttgcgactgcagttgAAGAAACGTTCAACGTTTTAGAAATGTGCTGTATTGACTGAacatcatgtcttaaagtattgatggactgtATATACGATGTTGGTACagattattattatacattgtaTTGGTGACACAATTAAAtattaaattaaatgtatttatttgtaaagTATGCTTCATGTTGTACATCTGGATCAATACAGACATTTATGGAGCAGACACAGAAAACCAAATGGACAGATGTTATGGTTAGCATTTTAAAACGTGTGTGAATCTTATTAACTATAAGTGAGGGATGTAAATCCTATAATCCTTTGAGActgaagagtggagaggagacttTAAAGGTGAAGTTGAATAATAGGAATAACCATtcaagaggtaaacagagagattAACATATTTTATagattgaggtaattatgtattaACTACATGATATACTGTTGCAATCATACTGTAACAAAAAAAATGCTGTCATGAGTTCATGCTTAAACTACTTCTGCAGGTACATATAACCATATTGAGTCATTTCAGCGATATTATTTGCTTATTTTTGCTAAATGATGACAATGTAACCGATTGTGTTTTACTTGCACGATACAAAACAGCTCGGCTAATATATAAATCCAACTGCGATCTGCAAAAGTAGGCCGACGCGTGCGCATGTGCTTGTTTATTGTTGGAATATTTCTTATGCGGAAGTTAGCAACACGGAATTAATTCGCGACGTACAACAACAATCATATCGCAACTGTACGAATCAACTTGCATATTTAGCAAGTTAAGTTAAACATACGGGAgcaacacacacaatagcatacACATCTGTGTAGGATTAGTCTAGACGGATAAATGTCTGATGTACCAGGTATACCTTTTTTCGTCTTGGACTGGCCTTGGCTCGAAAATTAAgtgcagccagccagctagctaatgtagctagctacattgctAGCTAGCTGCCTAGGTAAAGCTAGCTAACTAAAGCGTTCAGCATTGTTAGCTACTTGTAAATAGTAACATGACATGGATTTGTTTCGTTTTTTTCCAGAAGCTTCTAACAGAGAAGAGGTCGAGGAGAACACCCCTGAACCAGAGGCAAGAAATACTACATCTGTGGTTAGgaattgtcagtgtgtgtgcatgccttgCCCTATGGATGGATACctggctggctaacgttagccaatAACTAGCTAGTAGCAAGTTGTCACGACTAGTTTGTCAGGCACACGGTTAGTAGAGAACCTGTCATGACTTGTCACCAATCGTAGACTGTGTACTCTGCATCCATTGACATGTTGACACACTGACACTGTATTGGCATGCAATACAATGCACAGCTTCTTATGATGTGCATAAAACCAAACAAGGATTATATTGTAATGTTCTTGATCAAACGAATGTTTCCATGTTTACACTGAGTTTCCTCTTGATTTCTGCTAGGAGCAGTCAGACGATAGCAGTGACGACGGCGAGGCATCAGGGGACACAGAGAGTAAGTGTCAAAAACCTCAAGGTTTTGCTGTCAACACCAAAGTCTCATATTTTCATCAGAATAATTATTTGTTTATTCTCATACAGTGGATTTCCTGCGCAATCTCTTCTCTAAAACCTTGGGCATATCTGGAGAGAAGGTTTTGGATGAGCTGACTCTTGAGGGGGTGGCCAGTTACATACAGAGTGGCAAATGTGAGTCTATTATTAATCTCTAACCCAGCGTGTGCACATTTCATGTAGGGGTTGATGACTATGTAGCCCAGCAAGCAGTGCATCTGTCAGCATCTAGGCCTAGTATAAATGTGCCATTAGTCAACACAAGAAAATAGACTGTATTAGGAATAACATCATCTGTCTAGCCTGAGGCCATATAATTTGCttgctgaaaaacatacccataTTTAAGTATGTTACTACAACTACCTGACTATGTGATACTGCTTCATTGGTTAACAAATGGTACAATCCAGGAAGTTAAAGgattctctctgctcctctatcCTCCACAGGCAAAAACATAATCTGTATGGTGGGTGCAGGGATCTCTACATGTGAGTAACTCCCCCTCTTGCATAACCGTGGGCTGAGCATAACATAATTAGTCTAGACCTGTTTTGTTGGACAAATAAGACACTTAGCCTAAATACAAATAGATTTCCCTCTAaattgtgtgtataatgtatccACCACTTTTGTGATGATGACactgcccctctgtccccctcagcGGCTGGGATCCCTGACTTCCGCTCCCCAGACACGGGGCTCTATGCTAACCTGCAGAAGTACAACTTGCCATACCCTGAGGCTATCTTCCAGATAGACTACTTTAAGGTCTGAAGCGTTCTGTCGAATTCTTTTGGCTTAAGAAAGTAATTAGCTTGCTACACTAAAGATCTGCGCAGATTATTTTGTTATTTGCTGCTATCACCACTCAAGATGTACCTCTTTCTATATCAGAAACACCCTGAGCCCTTCTTTGCCCTGGCCAGGGAGCTGTACCCAGGACAATTCAAGGTAAGATCTAGCTTATTTTCTGGCCTTTCAGTTTCTTAACTTTATTTCCTGAATTGTGCATTGTGCCTGTTTATTTTTAGGTATCACTAACAGCAGTGTTGTTGTATGTTAAGCCCACAGTATGTCACTACTTCATCAAGTTGCTGAAGGACAAAGGGCTACTCAAACGCTGCTACTCACAGGTTCGGTATTCTTTCATATCCTTTGTTCTGAGTTAGTCACCTACAGCCTGTATTGAAGTGTTTTTGAAGTGTCATCAACCCCTCCATTTCTGCCTGTGCAGAATATTGACACCCTGGAACGTGTAGCAGGACTGGAGGGAGAGGACCTGATTGAAGCCCACGGCACCTTCTACACCTCACACTGTGTCAGCTTTATGTGCCGCAAAGAGTACGACTTGGACTGGATGAAAGGTTAGTGTATGTGGTACGGTAATATCTAACTGGGGTGGTTTAACAAAACACTGTTATACTACCTAGGCAGACACTCATTTACATGGATATGCTAATTAAGTTGTCATTTAAAAGGAGCGTTG
This window contains:
- the sirt2 gene encoding NAD-dependent protein deacetylase sirtuin-2 isoform X1; this encodes MSDVPEASNREEVEENTPEPEEQSDDSSDDGEASGDTEMDFLRNLFSKTLGISGEKVLDELTLEGVASYIQSGKCKNIICMVGAGISTSAGIPDFRSPDTGLYANLQKYNLPYPEAIFQIDYFKKHPEPFFALARELYPGQFKPTVCHYFIKLLKDKGLLKRCYSQNIDTLERVAGLEGEDLIEAHGTFYTSHCVSFMCRKEYDLDWMKEKIFSDDIPKCDKCSNLVKPDIVFFGENLPKRFFTSMAMDFPRCDLLIIMGTSLQVQPFAALVGRVSNSCPRLLINLEKAGGADPILGIISIGGGMDFDSAKAYRDVAHISTCDDGCLELAELLGWKAELEEMVKREHEKINSKAEEEQTNQSSGAAGKAESGKAESGKAESGKAESGKAESGKAESGKAGSGKAESGKGEVE
- the sirt2 gene encoding NAD-dependent protein deacetylase sirtuin-2 isoform X3 is translated as MSDVPEASNREEVEENTPEPEEQSDDSSDDGEASGDTEMDFLRNLFSKTLGISGEKVLDELTLEGVASYIQSGKCKNIICMVGAGISTSAGIPDFRSPDTGLYANLQKYNLPYPEAIFQIDYFKKHPEPFFALARELYPGQFKPTVCHYFIKLLKDKGLLKRCYSQNIDTLERVAGLEGEDLIEAHGTFYTSHCVSFMCRKEYDLDWMKEKIFSDDIPKCDKCSNLVKPDIVFFGENLPKRFFTSMAMDFPRCDLLIIMGTSLQVQPFAALVGRVSNSCPRLLINLEKAGGADPILGIISIGGGMDFDSAKAYRDVAHISTCDDGCLELAELLGWKAELEEMVKREHEKINSKAEEEQTNQSSGAAGKAESGKAESGKGEVE
- the sirt2 gene encoding NAD-dependent protein deacetylase sirtuin-2 isoform X2 — its product is MSDVPASNREEVEENTPEPEEQSDDSSDDGEASGDTEMDFLRNLFSKTLGISGEKVLDELTLEGVASYIQSGKCKNIICMVGAGISTSAGIPDFRSPDTGLYANLQKYNLPYPEAIFQIDYFKKHPEPFFALARELYPGQFKPTVCHYFIKLLKDKGLLKRCYSQNIDTLERVAGLEGEDLIEAHGTFYTSHCVSFMCRKEYDLDWMKEKIFSDDIPKCDKCSNLVKPDIVFFGENLPKRFFTSMAMDFPRCDLLIIMGTSLQVQPFAALVGRVSNSCPRLLINLEKAGGADPILGIISIGGGMDFDSAKAYRDVAHISTCDDGCLELAELLGWKAELEEMVKREHEKINSKAEEEQTNQSSGAAGKAESGKAESGKAESGKAESGKAESGKAESGKAGSGKAESGKGEVE